In Colletotrichum lupini chromosome 6, complete sequence, a single window of DNA contains:
- a CDS encoding essential for mitotic growth 1, giving the protein MSSPEARAGVKRPRKFPMAPPYCNCLPLSFREPPSSRTASAPVILLPIARSISVQHNAGNRDTMEAMADSTQSLPPPALPQLVAEQHTAIPPTDKDSQRLIVVLSNASLETYKASHGGTGRNGVQREEKYSLLNSDEHIGVMRKMNRDISDARPDITHQCLLTLLDSPINKAGKLQIYIHTAKGVLIEVSPSVRIPRTFKRFAGLMVQLLHRLSIRSTNSQEKLLRVIQNPITDHLPPNCRKVTLSFEAPLVHVRDYIDTLAPKESVCVFVGAMAKGADTFADGLVDEKISISNYSLSASSKPDIYSVVHVAGTRIQAAAMANQSGKLKVEGLRLRNHDTTSWCPRAILETWVTCAIAVAVFATKTGAFDNGSKALSPP; this is encoded by the exons ATGTCTTCCCCAGAGGCCCGTGCTGGCGTCAAGCGACCTCGTAAGTTCCCAAT GGCTCCTCCCTATTGCAATTGTCTGCCGCTGTCATTCCGGGAACCTCCTTCTTCACGGACAGCCTCTGCGCCAGTCATCCTACTTCCAATTGCGCGCAGCATTTC TGTCCAGCACAACGCAGGCAATCGCGACACGATGGAAGCCATGGCAGACA GCACCCAGTCTCTTCCCCCTCCGGCTCTCCCTCAGCTGGTCGCTGAGCAGCACACCGCCATCCCTCCTACCGACAAGGATTCTCAGCGCCTCATTGTCGTTCTCTCCAACGCCAGTCTCGAGACCTACAAGGCTTCACATGGCGGCACCGGCCGCAACGGCGTCCAACGTGAGGAAAAGTACTCGCTACTCAACAGCGACGAGCATATTGGAGTTATGCGCAAGATGAACCGCGACATTAGTGACGCGCGCCCGGATATTACACATCAG TGCCTCCTGACCCTGCTCGACTCCCCCATCAACAAGGCCGGCAAGCTTCAGATCTACATTCATACCGCCAAGGGTGTCTTGATCGAGGTCTCGCCGTCTGTTCGCATCCCGCGTACATTCAAGCGCTTTGCCGGTCTGATGGTTCAACTGCTGCATCGCCTGTCCATCCGCTCGACCAACTCGCAGGAGAAGCTGCTTCGTGTAATCCAGAATCCCATCACCGATCACCTTCCGCCCAACTGCCGCAAGGTGACGCTCAGTTTCGAGGCCCCTCTGGTACACGTCAGAGACTACATCGACACGCTCGCCCCCAAGGAGAGTGTTTGCGTCTTCGTTGGTGCCATGGCAAAGGGTGCCGATACCTTTGCTGATGGCCTCGTCGACGAGAAGATTTCCATCAGCAACTACAGCTTGTCCGCCAGC TCGAAACCCGACATCTACTCAGTCGTTCACGTTGCGGGGACACGAATCCAGGCAGCAGCGATGGCGAATCAGAGCGGCAAATTGAAAGTCGAGGGGTTGCGCCTACGGAATCACGATACAACATCATGGTGTCCGCGCGCGATCTTGGAAACTTGGGTTACCTGTGCCATCGCTGTCGCTGTTTTTGCAACCAAAACCGGGGCGTTCGACAACGGGTCCAAGGCGCTTTCTCCGCCTTGA